In the genome of Polyangiaceae bacterium, the window CCATACAGGGACGACACGGAGAAGCCGAGCGGAGCAAAGGTCTCCCAGAGGTCGCGCTCGACCTGAGCCGAGAGCGCGCGCAAGGGGGTCACGTACACCACGCGCTGATCGGAAGCGAGCGTGCGCAGAATACAGAGCTCGGCGATCCGGGTCTTGCCCGCACTCGTCGGGAGAGCGACCACGAGGTCGTCGGTCGGTTCCACGGCCCGTCGCACTGCTTCCAGCTGCGAGGGCCACAGCTCGATTGCTGATCGCTTCCCCGCGCGGAGTCGCTGGACGTAGTTTCGCCGGAGACCGCTCCATCGCTCCGCATCGTCATGGTCGGGAGGCAGCAGCGGAACCTGGTGATGCAGGCTCAATCCCCAGAGTTCATCGAGGAGATGAAGCGCAAGGGTTGTCGTCCACCAATGGCTGACGGCGTGCACATCGCGGGCTGTGTCCGCTGCACGCTGGAGGAGTTCCTTCGCTGCTACCGCCGACACGTCCTCGCCAGTTGTCATCGCGTGGTCGAAGAGGGCCAGCGCGCGCATGAAGGCCGAAACGATCACTTCGCCGCAGGCATCCGCCGCGTCGAAATCTTCGTCCTCGCGCAGGCGTTCGGCGATCCGATCATCCGAATGCTCCCTGTCGAGGAGCCAACTTGCGTAGAGCTGATGTAGATCGTCGAGCTTGCGACGCAGAAGCTGCACGAGCACGGTCTCGGTCGGGGCAAGGTTCGTCGCTCCGGCCCCGGTCGGAAGCATCGAATACGCCCTCGCGGAGTACCGCGCGAGATGAAAGGCAACCGCCGCACTCACCCGATGGAAGCCGCCCTCATTTCCATCGGCCCCGCGGTGAACGGCTGCTTCGATCGCTTCGCCCGCTACCAGAAATGGGCGCTCGAGATTCGCCTCGACGTTCTGCGATCGAAGCCGCAGCGCCATGTTCAGGACGGTGTGAGCATAGTCGAGCAGGTCCTCTGTCAGACTGTCGGGAAAGGCGGGCGATCCCGGCGGCATCACGCCGTCACGCCAGATCATCCCGCGGGCAAGCCCCTTGTCGAGAAGGCGCTCCCTGAAGCCCGGCCGCGTCGCTGTGCCCAGGCGCTGCGTGAGGCGTTCGACCGACTCTGCCATCTACAGCCCCCCGAACAGGAGTTCGATGAACTTCGCGTGGTCCTTGATACGAACGGCGACGGCGTGCCGGAGCCGCTTCTTCTTTGCAGCGCCCGTCAGGTGCGCCTCGAGCAAGTTCTTCGGCGAACCGCCGGTGAGAACGAAGAGCATGTGGGCAACGGAGATCCCTCGGAAGCTCGCCAACACCGCCTCCTCGAGTTCCTCTGCGAGGTCGTCCTCACCCAACTCGCGAAGCCGTTCTGCGACGAACAGCACCGAGTGACGCGTTGGCCTGCCACGGTCGCTGTCCAGCGCCCCGCCGGCCTCATCAAGGACGGCCGTCGACAACGTTGCACGGCTCTTTGACTCCCCTTTGAGGAGCAGTAGCTTGTCCTTGTTGGTGCGCCCGACGCCTATGATGTCGTCTCCGCGGAGCGCCATCTCTCGTCCGTCCTTCCAGCGCAGGCGTCTGATCGGGACGTCGTACTGAAGCTCCTGTTCAGCGAGCTCCGTCGCCAATACCTCACCCAGGTCGCCTGAGCGGGCCTTCTTCCTGGTCGGGACGTGCTCACGCAACAGCGCGGCCGTCTTGGGGGCGCCCAGCGAGGCAATACGCTTCGCCGTGAGCTTCGGGTGCACGTAGTGCCCGCGCACCAGCTCGCGAAGGTCGTCCAAAATCGAAGCGCGGCTGCCGTCACGTTCCGTGAGCACCCGGAGCGAATGCCGACCAACCGCGGATGTGCTGACGTCCAACCACTGCGAAACGGGATGAGTCGGAGTGGTTGCCTTGGGCTTCGCGGGCGCCTTCTTTGCCTTCG includes:
- a CDS encoding Hachiman antiphage defense system protein HamA, coding for MAGAKTKTKAKKAPAKPKATTPTHPVSQWLDVSTSAVGRHSLRVLTERDGSRASILDDLRELVRGHYVHPKLTAKRIASLGAPKTAALLREHVPTRKKARSGDLGEVLATELAEQELQYDVPIRRLRWKDGREMALRGDDIIGVGRTNKDKLLLLKGESKSRATLSTAVLDEAGGALDSDRGRPTRHSVLFVAERLRELGEDDLAEELEEAVLASFRGISVAHMLFVLTGGSPKNLLEAHLTGAAKKKRLRHAVAVRIKDHAKFIELLFGGL